One region of Gigantopelta aegis isolate Gae_Host chromosome 7, Gae_host_genome, whole genome shotgun sequence genomic DNA includes:
- the LOC121377519 gene encoding uncharacterized protein LOC121377519, whose amino-acid sequence MHVNIWFPGSGRIGHASLELSSGRYISWWPSDNKNSGKKANKLGAGLVTGYGQDTLDDDIESEGGYPTKVIDLDSLNLDEDAIEEWWIGWINGGTYTLLGPNCCKVVYDALRAGGATFSPNVVWSPGILYRYLIRITEGWLSLAASFLNSTLI is encoded by the coding sequence ATGCACGTCAACATCTGGTTTCCGGGATCTGGTCGTATTGGCCATGCCTCCTTGGAACTGTCCAGCGGCAGATACATCAGCTGGTGGCCGTCTGACAACAAGAACTCTGGGAAGAAAGCTAACAAACTTGGCGCAGGCTTAGTCACCGGGTATGGCCAAGACACTCTGGATGATGACATAGAGTCGGAAGGAGGATATCCTACGAAGGTCATTGATCTAGACAGCCTTAACCTGGACGAGGATGCGATTGAGGAATGGTGGATCGGCTGGATCAACGGCGGGACTTACACGCTTCTGGGCCCCAACTGCTGCAAGGTTGTGTACGACGCTTTACGAGCAGGGGGAGCTACTTTTAGTCCAAATGTCGTGTGGTCCCCGGGCATTCTCTACCGTTATCTGATACGGATAACAGAGGGCTGGCTAAGCCTGGCTGCGTCATTCCTCAACTCGACACTGATCTGA